A window of Zingiber officinale cultivar Zhangliang chromosome 5A, Zo_v1.1, whole genome shotgun sequence contains these coding sequences:
- the LOC121981070 gene encoding uncharacterized protein At5g39865-like, producing MADYPNWLKSMSKSSTSSSSSSSGASAFRKPFSILRSFSYHTHRRASTRTLARRFADEPKRPKVVLYFTSLRSIRRTFEDCCAVRAILRGFHVAVDERDVSMDASFRRELQELLVKGRPLVLPQVFIGSRWLGGSEEIRQMHEAGELGKMLEGVAAQDPAFVCDGCGGMRFVPCSNCHGSRKVFVEEEGRMRRCELCNENGLVRCSYCCS from the coding sequence ATGGCTGACTATCCGAATTGGTTGAAGTCTATGTCGAAATCCTCCACTTCCTCTTCGTCGTCCTCTTCCGGCGCTTCCGCGTTCAGGAAGCCGTTCTCCATCCTCCGATCGTTCTCTTACCACACCCATCGGCGCGCCTCGACGAGGACCCTTGCGAGGCGATTTGCCGACGAGCCGAAGCGCCCCAAGGTGGTTCTCTACTTCACCTCGCTCCGCAGCATCCGACGCACCTTCGAGGACTGCTGCGCTGTCCGCGCCATCCTCCGAGGCTTCCACGTCGCCGTCGACGAGCGCGATGTTTCCATGGACGCTTCGTTCCGCCGCGAGCTGCAGGAGTTGCTGGTGAAGGGCCGGCCGTTGGTTTTGCCACAGGTGTTTATTGGAAGTCGGTGGCTCGGCGGGTCGGAAGAGATCCGGCAGATGCACGAGGCTGGGGAGCTGGGGAAAATGCTCGAAGGAGTCGCCGCTCAGGACCCAGCGTTCGTCTGCGATGGCTGCGGTGGTATGCGGTTTGTCCCGTGCTCCAATTGCCATGGAAGCCGAAAGGTGTTTGTTGAGGAAGAAGGGAGAATGAGACGTTGTGAACTCTGCAACGAGAATGGATTGGTACGATGCTCTTACTGCTGTtcatga